A region from the Melioribacter roseus P3M-2 genome encodes:
- the nrfA gene encoding ammonia-forming cytochrome c nitrite reductase, with product MKPIQEIIKAKPWVAWLIFFATVVVVFLIGLFASSIIERRSESFTLQMVKPIADWEPRNEVWGENFPREYETYLKTLDTNYASKYAGSVTRDYLEQAPELVIMWAGYGFAKDYLTPRGHAYAVKDIRTTLRTGGNKVSPMPSTCWTCKSTDVPRVMARDGVAEFYKGKWIDKGHEFVNPIGCQDCHDPKTMDLRITRPALIEAFQRQGKDIESFSHNEMRSLVCAQCHVEYYFDKTKVEGSQYLTFPWDKGFSVDDMEKYYDEIEFSDWTHALSKAPMLKAQHPDYELFITGIHAERGVSCADCHMPYKTEGGVKFTDHHIQSPLNNIENSCQVCHREKTESLIKNVYDRQDRIHELRRYAEKALAAAHIEAKIAWDNGATESEMKNALKLIRHAQWRWDYAAAANGMGFHAPVEALRILGTAIQKAEEARREIAAVLIKHGVNYPVALPDISTKEKAQKYIGLDMKALEADKEEFLKTTAAEWDKIAKERQGTLKEY from the coding sequence ATGAAACCAATTCAGGAAATTATCAAAGCAAAACCTTGGGTTGCATGGTTAATATTTTTTGCAACCGTAGTCGTCGTATTCCTTATCGGACTATTTGCTTCTTCGATAATCGAAAGAAGAAGCGAGTCGTTTACCCTCCAGATGGTAAAGCCGATAGCGGACTGGGAGCCCCGCAACGAAGTATGGGGTGAAAATTTCCCGCGCGAATACGAAACTTATTTGAAAACTCTCGACACAAACTATGCCAGCAAGTATGCCGGGTCGGTAACGCGCGACTATCTCGAACAAGCGCCCGAACTGGTTATAATGTGGGCGGGATACGGTTTTGCAAAAGATTATTTAACTCCAAGGGGTCACGCTTATGCCGTTAAAGATATCCGCACCACATTGAGAACCGGCGGAAATAAAGTAAGTCCTATGCCTTCCACCTGCTGGACGTGCAAAAGCACCGACGTCCCGCGCGTTATGGCAAGAGACGGAGTCGCCGAATTTTATAAAGGGAAATGGATCGACAAAGGGCATGAATTCGTTAATCCTATCGGATGCCAGGACTGTCACGACCCAAAGACAATGGATTTGAGAATTACTCGTCCCGCGCTAATCGAAGCTTTTCAACGTCAGGGTAAAGACATCGAAAGCTTCAGTCACAACGAAATGCGCTCGCTGGTTTGCGCTCAATGCCACGTTGAATATTATTTCGACAAAACAAAAGTGGAGGGCTCGCAATACCTGACATTCCCGTGGGATAAGGGCTTCAGCGTAGACGATATGGAGAAATATTATGACGAAATCGAGTTTTCCGATTGGACTCATGCTCTCAGCAAAGCTCCAATGTTGAAGGCTCAGCATCCGGATTACGAATTGTTCATAACAGGAATTCACGCCGAGAGAGGCGTTTCGTGCGCCGACTGCCACATGCCTTACAAAACCGAAGGCGGGGTTAAATTTACCGATCACCACATTCAAAGCCCTTTGAACAACATCGAAAATTCCTGCCAGGTATGCCATAGAGAAAAAACCGAAAGCTTAATCAAAAACGTTTATGACCGTCAGGACAGAATTCACGAATTAAGAAGATACGCCGAGAAAGCTCTTGCGGCTGCGCATATTGAAGCTAAGATTGCATGGGATAACGGAGCTACGGAATCCGAAATGAAAAACGCTCTCAAGTTAATTAGACATGCGCAATGGAGATGGGACTATGCTGCCGCCGCAAACGGAATGGGATTCCATGCGCCGGTAGAAGCTTTGAGAATTCTGGGCACTGCAATTCAAAAAGCAGAAGAAGCCCGCAGGGAAATTGCCGCCGTTCTGATTAAACACGGCGTAAATTATCCTGTCGCATTGCCCGACATTTCCACAAAAGAAAAAGCGCAAAAATATATCGGTCTCGACATGAAAGCTCTCGAAGCCGACAAAGAAGAATTTCTGAAGACCACAGCCGCCGAATGGGATAAAATTGCAAAAGAACGACAGGGCACATTGAAGGAATATTGA
- a CDS encoding alpha/beta hydrolase family protein, translating to MKKMICALILLSFCVLNAQNEGVKYDSLWQGNLKFGQTSLKVVLKIFKTEEGNLSAHLDSPDQGAVNIPVTEINITDDSLMFSVASIGASYKGALEKGGGKITGIFKQAGYSLPLQLEKTDKAAEVKRPQNPKRPFPYIEEEIVFENKLDKIKLAGALTLPDRNGKFPAVVLISGSGPQDRDETIFNHKPFLIISDYLTRNGIAVLRYDDRGVGKSEGNFSSATTEDFMKDALAAVEYLKSRNEIDLDKIGLIGHSEGGLIAPMAAASSDDVKFLVLLAPPGIPGKDLIPLQTELIMKAQGVDSSTIYRTVSHLRTVFEIITNSSDSLTAYKKLEELYKNEIAGLPEEEKKKPENGFEAFERKAKTYLSPWFRFFLKYNPSWALENVKVPVLALWGGKDLQVPPEENMPPLKSALENAGNKRVKTVVCEQLNHLFQKSDTGLPLEYGAIEETIYTPALEMIKDWIKETAGAK from the coding sequence ATGAAGAAAATGATATGCGCGCTGATTTTGTTGAGCTTTTGCGTACTGAACGCACAAAACGAAGGCGTTAAATACGATTCGCTTTGGCAGGGCAATTTGAAATTCGGGCAAACGTCTCTTAAAGTTGTTCTGAAAATATTCAAAACCGAAGAGGGTAATCTCTCCGCTCATCTGGACAGTCCCGACCAGGGAGCGGTTAATATTCCTGTGACAGAAATAAATATTACGGACGACAGCCTAATGTTTTCCGTCGCGTCAATCGGAGCTTCGTATAAAGGCGCGTTGGAAAAAGGAGGCGGAAAAATTACGGGAATTTTCAAACAAGCCGGCTATAGTCTTCCGCTGCAATTAGAGAAAACCGATAAAGCAGCCGAAGTGAAAAGACCGCAAAATCCGAAAAGACCCTTTCCATATATTGAAGAAGAAATTGTTTTTGAAAATAAGCTCGATAAAATCAAACTTGCGGGCGCGCTGACTCTGCCGGATAGAAACGGAAAATTTCCCGCTGTCGTTTTGATTTCAGGCTCCGGTCCTCAGGACAGAGACGAAACAATTTTCAATCACAAGCCTTTTTTGATTATTTCCGATTATTTGACCCGCAACGGAATTGCCGTACTCAGATACGACGACCGTGGCGTCGGTAAGTCCGAAGGCAATTTTTCTTCCGCTACTACCGAAGACTTTATGAAGGACGCCTTAGCGGCAGTCGAGTACCTCAAATCAAGAAATGAGATCGACCTGGATAAAATCGGATTGATCGGCCACAGCGAAGGAGGATTGATTGCTCCGATGGCGGCGGCTTCGTCGGACGACGTTAAATTCCTTGTGCTGCTTGCGCCGCCGGGAATTCCCGGAAAGGATTTGATTCCCCTGCAAACCGAATTGATTATGAAAGCTCAGGGAGTCGACAGCTCCACAATTTACAGAACCGTTTCGCATTTGAGAACCGTATTTGAAATTATCACAAATTCTTCCGACAGTCTGACGGCTTATAAAAAATTGGAAGAACTGTATAAAAACGAAATTGCCGGCTTGCCCGAAGAAGAAAAGAAAAAGCCCGAAAACGGTTTTGAAGCCTTTGAAAGAAAAGCGAAAACATATTTGAGTCCCTGGTTCCGGTTTTTCCTTAAATACAATCCTTCCTGGGCGCTCGAAAACGTAAAAGTTCCAGTGCTTGCATTGTGGGGCGGAAAAGACTTGCAGGTGCCTCCGGAAGAAAACATGCCGCCGCTAAAAAGCGCGCTTGAAAACGCCGGCAACAAACGGGTAAAAACCGTCGTTTGCGAACAATTGAATCATCTGTTTCAAAAGAGCGATACGGGGTTGCCTCTTGAATACGGAGCGATCGAAGAAACAATTTATACGCCCGCGCTCGAAATGATTAAAGACTGGATTAAAGAAACCGCCGGAGCGAAATAG
- a CDS encoding M64 family metallopeptidase yields the protein MRKLLSVLYFVVFCVVSINAQTEFEKYFEDKTMRIDYYHTGDSEREFVSLDRIYVYGVWAGGMVNLIDRFDNGAYYYKIYDAEDDKLIYSKGFDSYFKEYQTTEEAATGILRTYHESAIIPAPKKKIKFVLEKRDRSNRLNEIYSTVIDPEDVTVVKKEFADSGAKIIKSHVAGGPHECLDVLILGDGYSIKEEEKFRKDLNHYTELMMNFPPYNQFKDKINITGIYKASEESGIDEPGAGIFKNNLLGTTFYSLGSERYVLTEDNKAMRDLAALVPYDAIYIMCNTERYGGGGIYNFYCTFTSDNQFSDYIFLHEFGHSFGGLADEYYTSSVAYNEFYPQGIEPVEPNITRLLDKDNIKWKSLLSPGIELPTPWEKEEFDKMDLQWQKERAELNKQIARLKKMKAPAEEINKLQEEYNRKDKEHSAEVDKYLRNSKYWNKIGAFEGAGYSSKGMYRPMLDCLMFSKGTKPFCKVCEEHVKKVIGFYTDNVLK from the coding sequence ATGAGAAAATTATTAAGCGTTTTATATTTTGTTGTTTTTTGCGTGGTGTCGATTAACGCGCAAACCGAATTCGAAAAATACTTTGAAGACAAAACTATGCGGATCGACTACTACCATACGGGCGATTCGGAAAGGGAATTTGTGAGCTTAGACAGAATTTATGTTTACGGCGTCTGGGCAGGCGGAATGGTTAATCTGATTGACCGCTTCGACAACGGCGCCTATTATTACAAAATTTACGACGCCGAAGATGACAAGCTGATCTATTCGAAAGGATTCGACAGTTATTTTAAGGAATATCAAACCACGGAAGAAGCCGCTACGGGAATTTTGAGAACGTATCACGAAAGCGCAATTATACCCGCTCCAAAAAAGAAAATTAAATTCGTTCTCGAAAAACGCGACCGCTCGAACCGGCTCAACGAAATTTATTCGACCGTAATCGATCCGGAAGACGTTACTGTTGTCAAAAAGGAATTTGCCGACAGCGGGGCGAAAATAATCAAATCGCACGTAGCCGGCGGACCGCATGAATGTCTGGACGTTTTGATTCTGGGAGACGGATACTCAATTAAAGAAGAAGAAAAATTCCGGAAAGACCTGAACCATTATACCGAATTAATGATGAATTTTCCGCCTTACAATCAATTCAAGGACAAAATCAATATAACCGGAATTTATAAAGCTTCCGAAGAAAGCGGAATCGACGAGCCGGGAGCCGGTATATTTAAGAATAATCTGCTCGGAACCACTTTCTATTCGCTCGGTTCGGAGCGCTACGTTTTGACCGAAGACAACAAAGCAATGAGAGACCTGGCGGCTCTTGTACCCTACGACGCAATCTATATTATGTGCAATACCGAAAGATACGGAGGCGGAGGAATCTATAATTTTTATTGCACTTTTACTTCCGACAATCAATTCAGCGATTATATCTTTTTGCATGAATTCGGACACTCCTTCGGCGGACTCGCCGACGAATATTATACCAGCTCGGTAGCTTACAACGAATTCTATCCGCAAGGAATTGAACCGGTAGAGCCGAATATAACCCGGCTGCTCGATAAAGATAATATTAAATGGAAATCGCTTTTGAGTCCGGGAATCGAACTGCCGACGCCGTGGGAAAAAGAAGAATTCGACAAGATGGATTTACAATGGCAGAAGGAACGCGCCGAGCTAAACAAACAAATTGCCCGGTTGAAAAAAATGAAAGCCCCAGCCGAAGAAATAAATAAATTGCAGGAAGAATATAACAGGAAGGACAAAGAGCACAGCGCCGAAGTCGACAAATACCTGCGCAATTCAAAGTATTGGAACAAAATCGGCGCATTCGAAGGAGCGGGATATTCGTCAAAGGGAATGTACCGACCGATGCTCGACTGCCTGATGTTTTCCAAAGGTACAAAACCGTTCTGTAAAGTATGCGAGGAACATGTCAAAAAGGTAATCGGATTTTATACCGATAATGTACTGAAATGA
- a CDS encoding TetR/AcrR family transcriptional regulator codes for MKTRDKIISAALKLFSEYGFNAASVRQIAAESGIRESSIYNHFRSKDEILIQLIKNYSRMNSEKEIINEDLLDKLSDPVDFFVRLSEELLKSWSSPEEIKFTKLIISEQFGNIGGLNISVSILFDETRKIVKLILTEMKKNKLIEGDVDFLAEEYLSPLFFIRLEKMTSLPIDKSIYETARKHARFFWQNIKRR; via the coding sequence ATGAAAACACGCGATAAAATAATTTCTGCAGCTTTAAAATTATTTTCCGAATACGGATTTAATGCCGCTTCCGTAAGACAGATAGCCGCAGAATCGGGAATCAGAGAAAGCTCGATTTACAATCATTTCCGTTCCAAAGACGAGATATTAATTCAGCTAATTAAAAATTATTCCCGTATGAATTCAGAGAAAGAAATAATTAATGAGGATTTGCTCGATAAACTTTCCGATCCTGTCGATTTTTTTGTGCGCTTATCCGAAGAACTTCTCAAATCGTGGTCGTCGCCCGAAGAAATTAAATTCACGAAACTAATTATTTCCGAACAATTCGGTAATATAGGTGGGCTAAACATTTCCGTATCGATTCTTTTCGACGAAACGAGAAAAATAGTTAAATTGATCCTTACCGAAATGAAGAAGAATAAATTAATCGAGGGGGACGTCGATTTTCTTGCGGAAGAATATCTGTCGCCATTATTTTTCATACGGCTCGAAAAAATGACTTCGCTTCCGATAGATAAATCGATCTACGAAACGGCGCGTAAGCACGCGCGCTTTTTCTGGCAAAATATAAAACGGAGATAA
- a CDS encoding DUF4159 domain-containing protein: MRKTAILMFLLVAVCSAQELKIGRLKYNGGGDWYNDPSAEVNLLKFIGENTFIETNPVYEFVDLSSGNIFAYPILFMTGHGNVVFSENDARKLRTYLTNGGFLYVDDDYGLDKGFRREIKKVFPDKELVEIPFDYGLYHCVFDFNGPPKTHEHDNKPPRGFGIFVEGRLCLYYTYESNPSDGWADPEVHNDPPAKREEALKFGVNIITWALIN, from the coding sequence ATGCGAAAAACGGCAATTCTTATGTTTCTTCTTGTCGCAGTCTGTTCGGCGCAGGAACTGAAAATCGGAAGATTAAAATACAACGGCGGAGGCGACTGGTACAACGATCCCTCGGCGGAGGTAAATTTACTTAAATTCATCGGAGAAAATACCTTTATCGAAACCAATCCGGTTTATGAATTTGTCGACCTGTCGAGCGGTAATATTTTCGCTTACCCGATTCTTTTTATGACCGGGCACGGCAATGTCGTCTTTTCCGAAAACGACGCCCGAAAGCTCAGAACTTATCTTACGAACGGCGGGTTTCTTTATGTGGACGACGACTACGGACTCGATAAAGGCTTCCGTCGCGAAATTAAAAAAGTTTTTCCCGATAAGGAACTCGTCGAAATTCCGTTTGATTACGGTTTATATCATTGCGTTTTCGATTTCAACGGACCGCCCAAAACGCACGAGCACGACAATAAACCGCCGCGGGGCTTCGGAATTTTCGTAGAAGGCAGGCTCTGCCTCTATTACACTTACGAATCGAATCCGAGCGACGGATGGGCCGACCCCGAAGTTCATAACGATCCGCCGGCAAAACGGGAGGAAGCGTTGAAATTCGGCGTCAATATTATTACATGGGCTCTGATCAATTGA
- a CDS encoding alginate export family protein — MKKLLLILIALPFVISAQNLYKFDFQIRPRFEIDNKDFNSSTNPNTFTALRTRLGLSLNASEDVSAYIQLQDSRIFGEETSTLSNLKNLDLHQIYFKINNLFDLPVDVKVGRMELKYGSERFFGPVGWHNVGRSFDGGVLTFKSCLFNADLIAVREFEKFNSGDSLDQNIYALMGDLFLVKKYKIQPFVIWQRVNPTNYLDRATLGFYIKGDLKNFQHEIDFGYQTGSALVNGREQDINAMTFSFNANYTFNHSLKPSVGLQFDYASGDDNPLDNEYKAYSSLYPTGHKFFGYMDYFINLNSDTYNLGISDIVLKCGFRPIEDLNVSLNYHIFRSVEEYIYAGGSSYDFGSEADLTLKYNYNEYVDFQAGASLFAPGTIFKKLRGEDTSSWFYLMATVNM; from the coding sequence ATGAAAAAACTTTTATTAATTCTTATTGCGCTTCCGTTTGTAATAAGCGCGCAAAACTTATACAAGTTCGACTTTCAGATAAGACCCCGATTTGAAATCGACAACAAAGACTTCAATTCGTCAACCAATCCGAATACTTTTACGGCTTTGAGAACGCGCCTCGGATTGAGTCTTAATGCCTCGGAAGACGTGAGCGCTTACATTCAATTGCAGGATTCCAGAATATTCGGTGAAGAAACCTCAACGCTGAGTAACTTAAAAAATCTCGACCTCCACCAGATTTATTTCAAAATAAACAACTTATTCGATCTGCCGGTAGACGTTAAAGTCGGAAGAATGGAATTGAAATACGGTTCGGAAAGATTTTTCGGACCGGTCGGCTGGCATAATGTGGGTCGTTCGTTCGACGGCGGAGTATTGACTTTCAAAAGTTGCCTGTTTAATGCGGATTTAATAGCGGTAAGAGAATTCGAGAAATTCAACTCAGGCGATTCGCTCGACCAGAATATTTATGCATTGATGGGCGACTTGTTTCTAGTCAAAAAATACAAAATCCAACCATTCGTGATCTGGCAGAGAGTTAATCCCACCAATTATCTCGACAGAGCCACTCTCGGATTTTATATAAAGGGAGACTTGAAAAATTTCCAACATGAAATCGACTTCGGATACCAGACCGGCTCCGCACTGGTAAACGGCAGGGAACAGGATATAAACGCAATGACATTTTCATTCAATGCGAATTATACTTTTAATCATTCGTTGAAGCCGTCGGTAGGCTTGCAGTTCGATTACGCAAGCGGCGACGATAATCCTCTCGACAACGAATACAAAGCATATTCTTCGCTCTATCCTACGGGACATAAATTTTTTGGCTACATGGATTATTTTATCAATCTGAACAGCGATACTTATAATCTCGGCATATCCGACATTGTTTTAAAATGCGGCTTCCGTCCGATAGAGGATTTAAATGTTTCGTTGAATTACCACATTTTCCGTTCGGTTGAAGAATACATTTACGCCGGAGGTTCTTCCTACGATTTCGGCTCCGAAGCAGACTTGACCTTGAAATACAATTACAATGAATATGTCGATTTTCAGGCGGGCGCTTCGCTATTTGCGCCGGGCACAATCTTCAAGAAATTGCGCGGCGAGGATACATCGTCCTGGTTTTATCTGATGGCAACAGTTAATATGTAA
- the nrfH gene encoding cytochrome c nitrite reductase small subunit: MNNGKKSFFRKTIEFLSPPDNWKFPVILTLGIITGLGFHILYVSNAVSYVSDDPEVCVNCHVMNPEYATWQRGSHGKVATCNDCHVPQDNIIEKLWFKANDGLRHATIFTLRMEPQVIQIKEAGKKAVQENCIRCHTNQIHPIALRAINNRSVADQTERYCWECHRETPHGKVHSLSSAPYARVPKLKPVAEWILEDKEIIK; this comes from the coding sequence ATGAACAACGGAAAAAAGTCATTTTTCAGAAAGACAATCGAATTCCTGTCTCCGCCGGACAACTGGAAATTTCCGGTCATTCTCACACTCGGTATTATTACCGGTCTGGGTTTTCATATTCTCTATGTTTCCAACGCAGTATCATACGTATCCGACGATCCGGAGGTTTGCGTAAACTGCCACGTAATGAATCCCGAATATGCAACGTGGCAAAGAGGAAGTCACGGCAAAGTAGCCACCTGCAACGATTGCCATGTGCCTCAGGACAACATTATCGAAAAACTCTGGTTCAAGGCAAACGACGGTTTGCGGCACGCTACAATTTTCACTCTAAGAATGGAGCCCCAGGTTATTCAGATTAAAGAGGCGGGCAAAAAAGCCGTTCAGGAAAATTGTATACGATGCCATACAAATCAAATACATCCGATTGCTTTGAGAGCGATCAACAACCGCAGCGTAGCAGACCAGACGGAAAGATACTGCTGGGAATGCCACCGCGAAACGCCTCACGGCAAAGTCCACAGCCTTTCTTCCGCTCCTTATGCGCGAGTGCCTAAATTAAAACCGGTGGCAGAGTGGATTCTTGAAGACAAAGAAATTATCAAATAA
- a CDS encoding type 1 glutamine amidotransferase domain-containing protein, which yields MLDGKKILMFVDDVYEDLELWYPKLRMIEEGALVTVAGPESGKIYRGKNGYPCKADVSYNDVEEKDFDGLIIPGGFAPDKLRRVEKVLDLTRRFHENGKLVAHICHAGWIPISAKIMKGFKCTSTPGIKDDIENAGAVWIDEPVVVDRHMISSRRPDDLPAFCKAIIEFLSKE from the coding sequence ATGCTCGACGGAAAAAAGATTTTAATGTTCGTAGACGATGTATACGAAGACCTCGAATTATGGTATCCGAAACTCAGAATGATTGAAGAAGGCGCCCTGGTGACGGTGGCGGGACCGGAATCCGGAAAAATATATCGCGGAAAAAACGGGTATCCGTGTAAAGCCGACGTGTCGTACAACGACGTTGAAGAAAAGGATTTCGACGGATTGATAATTCCCGGCGGCTTTGCGCCCGATAAACTGAGACGCGTCGAAAAAGTGCTCGATTTAACGAGACGGTTTCACGAAAACGGCAAGCTTGTGGCGCACATTTGCCACGCCGGATGGATTCCGATTTCGGCAAAAATAATGAAAGGATTCAAATGTACTTCAACGCCGGGCATTAAAGACGACATCGAGAATGCCGGAGCGGTATGGATTGACGAACCCGTTGTCGTCGACAGACATATGATATCGAGCAGAAGACCAGACGATCTTCCGGCTTTTTGCAAAGCCATTATCGAATTTTTGAGCAAAGAATAA
- a CDS encoding SPFH domain-containing protein: MEKVVEKNAVKLNGYLTAVVYLVLFLLTLYIFGSYAKHPEGEKLLAFIVLVVVIAIYPLGFIIIQPNESKVLILFGKYIGTVKNSGFWWVNPLTLKKKVSLRIHNFNSDVIKVNDLDGNPIEIAAVIVWRVVDSARAIFDVQNYEQFVAIQSETAIRALATEYSYDSGDDTKMSLRTSQNEISERLKTHIQQRLDIAGVEILEARISHLAYAPEIAQAMLRRQQAQAVVAARQKIVEGAVGMVDMALKTLSEQHIVQLDEDKKATMVNNLMVALVSEVQAQPVINTGTLYQ; the protein is encoded by the coding sequence ATGGAAAAAGTAGTCGAAAAAAACGCGGTAAAATTAAACGGCTATCTGACGGCTGTAGTTTATCTTGTTTTGTTTCTTCTTACTCTCTACATATTCGGGAGCTATGCCAAACATCCCGAAGGCGAAAAACTTCTGGCGTTTATTGTTTTGGTTGTCGTCATTGCGATTTATCCGCTTGGATTTATCATCATTCAGCCTAACGAATCGAAAGTGTTGATTTTGTTCGGAAAGTATATCGGCACGGTAAAAAATTCGGGCTTCTGGTGGGTTAATCCTCTTACACTTAAGAAGAAGGTCTCTTTGCGCATTCACAATTTCAACAGCGACGTAATTAAAGTGAACGACCTCGACGGAAATCCGATTGAAATTGCCGCAGTAATCGTATGGCGCGTTGTTGATTCTGCGCGCGCTATTTTCGACGTTCAGAATTACGAGCAATTCGTAGCCATTCAAAGCGAAACGGCAATTAGAGCTCTGGCAACAGAATATTCTTACGACAGCGGAGACGACACAAAAATGTCTCTGCGTACGAGCCAAAACGAGATTTCCGAGCGGTTAAAAACGCATATTCAGCAGAGACTCGACATTGCGGGCGTCGAAATACTCGAAGCGCGAATAAGTCATCTGGCGTACGCGCCCGAAATTGCTCAAGCAATGCTGCGCCGTCAGCAGGCTCAAGCGGTAGTTGCTGCGCGTCAGAAAATAGTCGAAGGAGCCGTCGGCATGGTCGATATGGCGCTGAAAACTCTGAGCGAACAGCATATAGTCCAGCTCGACGAAGATAAAAAAGCCACGATGGTCAACAATTTAATGGTGGCTCTTGTATCCGAAGTACAGGCTCAACCCGTTATTAATACTGGCACGTTGTATCAATAA
- a CDS encoding threonine ammonia-lyase, with protein sequence MLTGIPSKEDILAAAGIIKEKAHRTPLLSSSAINSMFGCTILFKCENFQKAGAFKFRGAYYSLKSLSPSELQKGVTTHSSGNHAAALALSAKLSNSKAYIVMPETAPKIKKDAVRTYGAEIFFCQPNLKSRIEKVEEVIAQTGATLIHPYDNYTVIAGQATCALEIFEEVKDADYIIAPVGGGGLLSGTCLSAKYFSPSVKVIGAEPKGADDAYRSIRDGYIHPSVNPKTICDGLLTQLCDKTFEIIKNNAERIITCSDDSVIESMRLIWERMKIIVEPSAAITLAAIMENQILFEGKRVVCILSGGNVDLNRLPWNS encoded by the coding sequence GTGCTAACGGGCATACCATCAAAAGAAGACATTCTCGCAGCCGCCGGTATAATCAAAGAGAAAGCTCACAGAACACCGCTGCTCTCTTCTTCGGCTATCAACTCGATGTTCGGCTGTACGATTTTATTCAAATGCGAAAACTTTCAAAAAGCGGGCGCATTTAAGTTCAGAGGAGCTTATTATAGTTTGAAATCGTTGTCGCCGTCGGAACTGCAAAAGGGAGTAACGACTCACTCATCCGGCAATCACGCCGCCGCTTTGGCGTTATCGGCCAAACTCTCTAACTCAAAAGCGTATATCGTGATGCCCGAAACGGCGCCGAAAATCAAGAAAGACGCCGTGCGTACATACGGAGCCGAAATCTTTTTTTGTCAACCGAACTTAAAATCGAGAATCGAAAAAGTCGAGGAGGTGATTGCCCAAACCGGCGCAACTTTAATCCATCCGTACGACAATTATACTGTAATTGCCGGGCAGGCAACCTGCGCGCTCGAGATATTCGAAGAAGTTAAAGACGCCGATTATATTATAGCTCCCGTAGGCGGCGGAGGATTGTTGAGCGGAACATGCCTTTCGGCAAAGTATTTTTCGCCTTCGGTTAAAGTAATAGGAGCCGAACCGAAAGGCGCCGACGACGCTTACCGTTCGATTCGCGACGGCTATATTCATCCTTCGGTCAATCCCAAAACAATCTGCGACGGATTATTAACGCAACTGTGCGACAAGACTTTTGAAATAATCAAAAACAACGCGGAGAGAATCATTACCTGCAGCGACGATTCGGTAATCGAATCGATGAGATTAATCTGGGAAAGAATGAAAATCATAGTGGAACCTTCGGCGGCAATAACGCTGGCCGCCATTATGGAAAATCAGATTTTATTCGAAGGGAAAAGAGTGGTTTGTATATTATCGGGAGGCAATGTCGACCTGAATCGCCTCCCGTGGAATTCATAA